From the Flavimarina sp. Hel_I_48 genome, one window contains:
- a CDS encoding DUF4293 domain-containing protein: MIQRIQTIYLLLAALVSAGLIFIFPLFVNPEGETVWAIENILYLSLFVSSAILSLLTIFLFKKRQLQFVLGRLNIILNFILLGVLVYQSQIISGGAAASEKGIGMLIPVISIVFIALANRAIKRDEDLVKSVDRLR, translated from the coding sequence ATGATTCAACGCATACAAACCATTTATCTTTTGCTGGCTGCACTTGTTTCTGCCGGCCTTATTTTTATTTTCCCGCTGTTTGTTAATCCAGAAGGAGAGACAGTATGGGCAATAGAAAATATTCTTTATTTGAGTCTTTTTGTATCAAGTGCGATCTTATCATTGCTTACGATTTTTCTGTTTAAAAAAAGACAGCTACAGTTTGTTCTGGGCCGTCTCAATATAATATTGAACTTTATTTTACTAGGAGTATTGGTTTACCAGTCGCAAATCATATCTGGAGGGGCGGCGGCCTCGGAGAAAGGTATTGGGATGCTTATACCCGTCATTTCTATCGTTTTTATCGCCCTGGCTAACAGGGCAATCAAGCGGGATGAGGATCTTGTAAAATCTGTGGACCGGTTGCGATAA
- the proS gene encoding proline--tRNA ligase, producing the protein MGKNLTTREEDYSKWYNELVVKADLAENSGVRGCMVIKPYGYAIWEKMQAELDRMFKETGHQNAYFPLFIPKSYFSKEASHVDGFAKECAVVTHYRLKTDEDGSIIVDPDAKLEEELIVRPTSETIIWDTYRKWVQSYRDLPLLINQWANVVRWEMRTRLFLRTSEFLWQEGHTAHETKGEAIKEAQLMMKVYADFVEHFMAVPVIKGTKTESERFAGALETYCIEALMQDGKALQAGTSHFLGQNFAKAFDVKFATKEGTQEYVWATSWGVSTRLMGALIMTHSDDNGLVLPPNLAPIQVVIVPIYRGEEQLESISQVAGEVKRELEMHGVSVKYDDRDTFKPGWKFNEYELKGVPIRIAIGPRDLEKRTVEVARRDTLSKEIVSKENVVDRVRELLREMQKDLFAKASNFQKEHITEVNDYEGFKDVLENKGGFISAFWDGTTETEEKIKTETKATIRCIPIDAKEEEGVCVYSGKKATKRVLFAKAY; encoded by the coding sequence ATGGGAAAGAACTTAACCACGCGAGAAGAAGATTATTCCAAATGGTACAATGAGCTGGTTGTCAAGGCAGATCTCGCCGAAAATTCCGGCGTTAGAGGGTGCATGGTTATCAAGCCTTATGGTTATGCGATTTGGGAAAAGATGCAGGCAGAATTGGATCGTATGTTCAAAGAAACCGGACATCAGAATGCGTATTTCCCGCTTTTTATCCCGAAATCCTATTTCAGTAAAGAAGCAAGCCATGTGGATGGTTTTGCAAAAGAATGCGCCGTAGTGACGCATTACCGTCTCAAAACCGATGAAGATGGAAGTATTATCGTAGATCCTGACGCGAAACTTGAGGAAGAACTTATTGTACGTCCCACTTCAGAAACGATAATCTGGGACACCTACAGAAAATGGGTTCAGTCCTATCGCGATTTGCCTTTGCTTATCAATCAATGGGCAAATGTAGTGCGCTGGGAAATGCGTACCCGTCTCTTTTTACGTACTTCGGAATTTTTATGGCAGGAAGGTCATACTGCACATGAAACAAAGGGAGAGGCTATAAAAGAGGCGCAATTGATGATGAAGGTCTATGCAGATTTTGTTGAGCATTTTATGGCCGTTCCCGTGATTAAAGGAACAAAAACCGAAAGTGAACGTTTTGCGGGTGCACTTGAAACTTACTGTATCGAAGCGCTTATGCAGGATGGTAAAGCTTTACAGGCAGGAACGTCCCATTTTCTTGGACAAAATTTTGCAAAGGCATTTGATGTCAAATTCGCTACTAAAGAAGGTACGCAGGAATATGTATGGGCAACATCCTGGGGGGTTTCTACGCGCTTAATGGGGGCTTTGATCATGACGCATAGTGATGATAACGGTCTTGTGCTTCCTCCTAACCTTGCACCTATACAGGTTGTGATCGTTCCCATTTACAGGGGGGAAGAACAACTGGAGTCCATATCCCAGGTTGCCGGTGAGGTCAAACGTGAACTTGAAATGCATGGCGTATCAGTTAAATATGACGATAGGGATACGTTTAAACCAGGATGGAAATTTAACGAATATGAGCTTAAGGGCGTGCCCATACGTATAGCTATAGGTCCGAGGGATTTAGAGAAACGCACGGTAGAGGTTGCACGTAGGGATACGCTTAGTAAAGAAATTGTGTCAAAAGAAAACGTAGTGGACCGCGTACGTGAACTGCTTCGGGAAATGCAAAAAGATTTGTTTGCTAAGGCATCTAATTTTCAGAAGGAGCATATCACAGAGGTAAACGATTACGAAGGCTTTAAGGACGTATTAGAGAACAAAGGAGGTTTTATTAGCGCTTTCTGGGATGGCACGACAGAAACTGAGGAAAAGATCAAAACGGAGACCAAAGCTACGATTCGTTGTATTCCTATTGATGCGAAAGAAGAGGAAGGCGTGTGTGTTTATAGTGGCAAAAAGGCCACAAAAAGAGTCTTGTTTGCTAAAGCATATTAA
- a CDS encoding O-methyltransferase has protein sequence MHFIPEELEDYAAEHSEKEPELLQQLRRETYQKILQPRMLSGHLQGRLLSIVSKLVNPKNILEIGTYTGYSALCLAEGLQPDGLLETIDHNEELAYLQHKYFKASSYASQIKTYVGDALKVIPTLQNTFDLVFIDADKPNYPAYFDLIIPKLNTGGLLISDNVLWNGKVLDPTKNTDPSTQAILKYNSSLANDDRLETVLLPIRDGLTLSRKK, from the coding sequence ATGCATTTTATACCTGAAGAACTAGAAGACTACGCTGCAGAACATTCTGAAAAAGAACCTGAACTTCTACAGCAGCTCCGCCGGGAAACCTATCAGAAAATTTTACAACCCAGAATGCTGAGCGGTCACCTGCAAGGGCGTTTGCTAAGCATTGTTTCTAAACTCGTAAATCCTAAAAACATACTTGAAATAGGTACTTATACCGGTTATTCGGCACTTTGTTTGGCGGAAGGACTGCAGCCTGATGGCCTATTGGAAACCATAGATCACAATGAAGAGTTGGCTTATTTGCAGCACAAATATTTCAAAGCATCCTCATACGCAAGTCAAATTAAGACCTATGTAGGTGATGCATTAAAAGTGATCCCCACACTTCAAAACACGTTTGACCTGGTGTTTATTGATGCAGATAAACCGAATTATCCAGCCTATTTTGATCTTATTATCCCTAAACTAAATACTGGGGGATTATTAATTTCAGATAATGTGTTGTGGAACGGAAAGGTATTAGATCCTACAAAGAACACGGATCCCTCTACACAGGCCATCCTAAAGTACAATAGCAGTCTGGCAAATGATGACCGACTGGAAACCGTTCTCCTTCCCATACGTGACGGACTTACACTAAGCCGTAAGAAATAG
- a CDS encoding OmpP1/FadL family transporter, which translates to MKKSIFLLLIAYCLTPFTSSAQTVVDAVRYTQQNIIGTARYNGVSGAFGALGGDLSALNNNPASSAIFTVSFASFTGSLNAYDNDGYYFDGINSRDDSAINFNQLGGVFVLNNSRIESPWKKLSFAVNYDRIQNFDDSYFASGISNSSISDYFLGNAQGFRLADLSVLSGETSDDAYFNIGQDLGFQAQQGFLGYQAFIIDPVEDTDDNTAYVSNIANGNFSQEYDYTSTGYNGKINFNVATQYGERLYLGLNLNSHFIDFEKQTVFFEDNDNNGSRINSLRFGNNLEALGNGFSFQLGGIYQLAQNWRLGASYDSPTWFTIEEKTTQSLFSNGADGSNTLSPNVVNVFERYDLKTPAKANASIAYIFENIGFLSFDYSFQDFSKIEYKSNAVSDFNGQNQNISNQLSGVSTYRLGGEYRADAWSFRGGYRFETSPYEDAFAQSDITGFSVGLGYSFGAARLDFAYSRSSQEINTRFYEGDFTNTALIDKANNTFMTTLSFQL; encoded by the coding sequence ATGAAAAAATCAATTTTCCTACTTTTAATCGCTTATTGCTTAACCCCTTTCACATCCAGTGCCCAGACTGTAGTGGATGCGGTACGTTATACACAACAGAATATAATAGGTACTGCTCGATATAATGGGGTTAGCGGAGCTTTTGGCGCTCTTGGCGGTGATCTTTCCGCACTTAACAATAACCCTGCAAGTTCTGCAATATTTACCGTAAGTTTTGCCAGTTTTACGGGCTCACTCAATGCCTACGACAATGATGGCTATTATTTTGACGGTATAAATAGCAGGGATGATAGTGCTATTAATTTTAATCAGTTGGGCGGTGTTTTTGTACTGAACAATTCCAGAATAGAATCCCCGTGGAAAAAATTAAGCTTTGCTGTAAATTATGACCGTATCCAGAATTTTGACGACAGCTATTTCGCTTCAGGAATTAGTAATTCTTCCATTTCAGATTATTTTCTGGGGAATGCACAGGGCTTTCGGCTAGCAGATTTAAGTGTACTTTCTGGTGAAACCAGCGATGATGCTTATTTTAACATAGGTCAGGACCTGGGATTTCAAGCTCAACAAGGATTTCTAGGATATCAGGCATTTATCATAGACCCCGTGGAAGATACTGACGATAATACCGCCTATGTTTCTAATATTGCGAATGGGAATTTTAGCCAGGAATATGACTATACTTCTACCGGTTATAATGGCAAGATCAATTTTAATGTAGCTACACAATATGGCGAACGTTTGTATTTAGGTCTTAACCTGAATTCTCATTTTATAGATTTTGAGAAGCAGACGGTATTTTTTGAAGACAACGATAATAACGGCAGCAGAATCAACAGTTTGAGGTTTGGCAATAACCTGGAAGCTTTGGGTAATGGTTTTAGTTTTCAATTGGGCGGTATTTATCAACTTGCCCAAAACTGGAGACTCGGCGCCAGCTATGACTCTCCTACATGGTTTACGATTGAAGAGAAAACCACCCAGAGTTTATTCAGCAACGGTGCTGATGGCTCCAATACGCTTTCCCCCAATGTTGTCAATGTTTTTGAACGTTATGATTTAAAAACACCCGCAAAAGCCAACGCAAGTATCGCTTATATTTTTGAAAATATCGGATTTCTTAGCTTTGACTATAGTTTTCAGGATTTTTCAAAAATTGAGTATAAAAGTAATGCTGTTTCAGACTTCAATGGTCAAAATCAAAACATTTCCAACCAGCTTTCAGGTGTTTCCACATATCGCTTAGGTGGCGAATATAGAGCAGATGCCTGGAGTTTCCGTGGAGGTTATCGCTTTGAAACAAGTCCTTATGAAGATGCATTCGCCCAGAGTGATATTACCGGTTTTTCTGTAGGTTTAGGATATTCTTTCGGCGCTGCGCGTTTGGACTTTGCATATTCAAGATCTTCCCAGGAAATAAACACCCGTTTTTATGAAGGTGATTTCACGAACACTGCCCTAATTGATAAAGCGAACAATACATTCATGACAACCCTTAGTTTCCAACTATAA
- a CDS encoding FAD-dependent oxidoreductase yields MKKQEHILIIGAGLCGSLLALRMAQRGYKVSLMEKRPDLRKESVDSGRSINLAFSDRGMKGLRLAGLDKKVLPLCIPMRGRMIHPENGEEFMSPYSGRDHEYINSISREDLNILLLDECDKMPDISIFFNQKCTGVELEHAKASFEDYHTGKTSTHQVDVIMGADGVGSALRKSMLEHRKFLFSYGQDFLTHGYKELSFPPAEDGGYLTEKNALHIWPRGKDMMIALPNLDGSFTVTLFLSWDEGKDSFQTLDNREAITSYFKKEFPDALKLMPNLQEEFEENPTSPLGTIKCSPWHAYGNVLLLGDAAHGIVPFYGQGMNAAFEDIVVLDKAMDKFPDDWNAAFKAFQTERKEDTDAIADLAVDNFHEMKAHTASEIFQEKRKLEIAFEKEFPEEYFSKYALVTFREDLRYSEAMRRGRVQDKAILNLIHDKKITPGQSLRQKLSLVQEETRKMLHDDAVVQGMENE; encoded by the coding sequence TTGAAGAAACAAGAACATATACTTATCATAGGAGCGGGACTTTGTGGTTCGCTACTTGCACTGCGAATGGCACAGCGGGGTTATAAGGTTTCCCTTATGGAAAAACGCCCTGACCTTAGGAAAGAATCTGTAGATTCTGGACGTTCCATCAATTTGGCATTTTCAGATCGTGGCATGAAAGGGCTTCGACTGGCGGGGCTCGATAAAAAGGTACTCCCGTTATGTATCCCCATGCGAGGCCGAATGATCCATCCTGAAAACGGTGAGGAGTTTATGAGTCCGTACAGTGGTCGCGACCATGAATATATCAACTCCATCTCAAGGGAAGACCTCAACATTCTGCTTTTGGATGAATGTGATAAAATGCCTGATATTTCCATATTTTTCAATCAGAAATGTACGGGTGTAGAACTTGAGCATGCAAAGGCGAGCTTTGAAGATTACCATACAGGAAAAACCAGCACACATCAGGTAGATGTGATCATGGGGGCTGATGGTGTGGGCTCTGCTTTGCGCAAAAGCATGCTGGAACATAGAAAATTCTTGTTTAGCTACGGTCAGGACTTCCTTACCCATGGTTATAAAGAGCTTTCTTTTCCACCTGCTGAAGACGGGGGATATCTGACCGAAAAAAACGCGTTGCATATCTGGCCGCGAGGCAAAGATATGATGATCGCACTTCCCAATCTTGACGGAAGTTTTACGGTAACGCTTTTTCTCTCCTGGGATGAGGGAAAAGATAGTTTTCAAACGTTAGACAATAGAGAGGCCATTACATCATATTTCAAAAAGGAATTTCCCGATGCGCTAAAGTTGATGCCCAATCTTCAGGAAGAATTCGAGGAGAACCCTACCTCGCCATTGGGAACCATAAAATGCTCTCCCTGGCATGCTTACGGAAACGTACTATTACTGGGCGATGCCGCCCACGGAATCGTCCCCTTTTACGGTCAGGGAATGAATGCGGCCTTTGAGGATATTGTGGTACTCGACAAGGCGATGGATAAGTTTCCAGACGACTGGAATGCCGCTTTTAAAGCATTTCAAACAGAACGAAAAGAAGATACCGATGCGATTGCAGATCTTGCCGTAGATAACTTTCACGAGATGAAGGCACATACCGCAAGTGAGATTTTTCAGGAAAAAAGAAAATTGGAAATTGCCTTTGAAAAAGAATTTCCAGAGGAATATTTTTCAAAATATGCCCTGGTCACCTTTAGGGAAGATCTGCGCTATTCTGAAGCCATGCGCCGTGGAAGAGTACAGGACAAAGCAATCCTTAATCTAATTCACGATAAGAAAATCACTCCAGGGCAATCCCTGAGACAAAAATTGAGCCTTGTGCAAGAAGAGACGCGTAAAATGCTGCATGATGATGCAGTAGTGCAAGGCATGGAAAATGAATAA
- the folE gene encoding GTP cyclohydrolase I FolE: MSTSTNKRALEKEDALGDSHQATAAQTPMREDAFIQSDSEKIESIKKNVSEIMHTLGLDLTDDSLAGTPNRVAKMFVNEIFGGLNPQKKPRASTFNNPYQYGEMLVEKNITLYSTCEHHLLPIVGRAHVAYISNGSVVGLSKMNRIVDYYAKRPQVQERLTMQIVQELQHILNTDDVACVIDAKHLCVNSRGIRDIDSSTVTSEFGGKFKEEALRRDFLDYIKLDTRY; the protein is encoded by the coding sequence ATGAGTACATCCACAAATAAGCGGGCACTTGAAAAAGAAGATGCCCTAGGCGACAGCCATCAAGCAACGGCAGCGCAAACACCTATGCGTGAAGATGCTTTTATACAAAGCGATAGTGAAAAGATAGAGAGCATCAAGAAAAATGTGTCTGAAATAATGCACACGTTAGGCCTTGACCTTACTGATGATAGTCTTGCCGGAACGCCTAACAGGGTAGCAAAAATGTTTGTAAATGAAATTTTTGGCGGATTGAATCCGCAAAAAAAACCCAGGGCATCCACCTTTAATAATCCCTATCAATACGGGGAAATGCTGGTTGAAAAAAACATCACGCTTTATTCCACTTGTGAACATCATCTTTTGCCCATAGTGGGTCGCGCGCATGTTGCCTACATATCTAATGGAAGTGTTGTTGGCCTTTCTAAAATGAACCGCATCGTAGATTATTATGCAAAGCGCCCACAGGTACAGGAGCGTCTTACCATGCAAATAGTTCAGGAACTGCAACACATTCTCAATACAGATGATGTGGCCTGCGTCATAGATGCAAAACACCTTTGTGTGAACAGCCGTGGTATACGCGATATAGACAGCAGCACCGTAACCAGTGAATTTGGCGGTAAATTCAAGGAAGAAGCGCTGAGACGCGATTTTCTGGATTATATCAAACTGGATACGAGGTACTAA
- the kynU gene encoding kynureninase, which produces MLKKENDTYQDSRTYAKDRDLNDPLGHFREKFIIPKDPNGDPLIYLCGNSLGLQPKKAREYIEEELTNWGERAVEGHFEAKVPWTEYHEILAKPMADILGAKPSEVVIMNTLTTNLHLMMVSFYQPTQKRHKILIESDAFPSDNYAVKSQIEQRGFDPEESLIFWKPRENEELCRLEDLEQIIEEQGDEIALLMIGNSNYYTGQRYPIKEITEMGHKAGCMVGFDLAHGAGNIVADLHDNGPDFAVWCTYKYLNSGPGSLGGCFVHERHANNRDLPRFTGWWGHKMDSRFNMRVDFDPIPGADGWQLSNPPILSMAPIRASLEIFAEAGFKNIRKKAIALTGYLEFLIENIGDERIHILTPRDPEQRGSQLSIQVKDADRSLFDGFMNAGIICDWREPDVIRVAPAPLYNSFEDVYEMSVRLRELLKGF; this is translated from the coding sequence ATGCTAAAGAAAGAAAACGATACCTATCAAGATTCCCGAACCTATGCTAAAGATAGGGACCTCAATGATCCACTAGGACATTTCAGGGAAAAATTCATTATACCAAAGGATCCCAATGGTGATCCGCTTATTTACCTCTGCGGAAATTCGCTGGGCCTACAGCCTAAAAAAGCAAGGGAGTATATTGAGGAAGAACTTACTAACTGGGGCGAACGCGCGGTTGAAGGTCATTTTGAGGCCAAGGTACCTTGGACAGAATATCATGAAATCCTGGCCAAGCCCATGGCAGATATTCTAGGTGCAAAACCCAGCGAAGTGGTGATAATGAATACCCTTACCACAAACCTGCACCTGATGATGGTTTCGTTTTACCAGCCTACCCAAAAAAGACATAAAATACTTATAGAAAGCGATGCGTTCCCGTCAGACAACTACGCTGTAAAATCCCAGATCGAGCAACGCGGCTTTGATCCTGAAGAATCTTTAATTTTCTGGAAACCCAGAGAAAATGAAGAACTTTGCAGGCTTGAAGACCTTGAACAAATTATAGAAGAACAAGGCGACGAGATCGCACTGCTCATGATAGGGAATTCAAACTATTACACCGGCCAGCGCTATCCTATTAAAGAAATTACCGAAATGGGCCATAAAGCGGGCTGTATGGTAGGTTTTGACCTGGCGCACGGTGCCGGTAACATAGTGGCTGACCTGCATGATAATGGCCCTGACTTTGCCGTTTGGTGTACCTACAAATATTTAAACAGTGGCCCGGGAAGTCTGGGCGGTTGTTTTGTACACGAGCGACATGCAAATAACCGGGATTTACCCAGATTTACGGGCTGGTGGGGCCATAAAATGGATTCCCGTTTTAATATGCGTGTGGATTTTGATCCCATACCAGGCGCAGACGGTTGGCAATTGAGCAATCCTCCCATTCTTAGTATGGCGCCCATCCGCGCTTCGCTGGAAATTTTTGCGGAAGCAGGATTTAAAAATATCAGGAAAAAAGCGATCGCACTTACCGGTTATCTTGAATTCCTGATAGAAAATATAGGTGATGAGCGCATACATATACTTACGCCAAGAGACCCCGAACAGCGGGGCTCCCAACTTTCAATACAGGTAAAAGATGCAGACCGCAGCTTATTTGACGGTTTTATGAATGCAGGTATTATCTGTGATTGGCGCGAACCTGATGTGATACGCGTTGCCCCTGCCCCACTATACAATAGTTTTGAAGACGTTTATGAAATGAGTGTAAGGCTCAGGGAACTCCTCAAAGGATTTTAA
- the rho gene encoding transcription termination factor Rho: MFDISELKAKKLPELQEIAKGLSIPKFKTIKKLDLVYKILDEQAADPKAVAIAAQDNQSSSKTDSKPAPKKRGPKKGSTRKTSSDKAENKSAETKDPESKTEKKASAPDANDNSNKPANTNKGQSQNDKQDNKPKNNRPRKDSKDTSTNNNKNTNRNPKKSNTNKNNNNNSGNSNSNNSGNSNNNNNNNNRNNGNKDSRNRYREPDYEFDGIIESEGVLDIMQDGYGFLRSSDYNYLSSPDDIYVSQSQIRLFGLKTGDTVLGVIRPPKEGEKYFPLIKVSKINGLDPNVVRDRVSFEHLTPLFPKEKFNLADRQSTISTRVMDMFTPIGKGQRGMIVSQPKTGKTMLLKDVANAIAANHPEVYQMILLIDERPEEVTDMQRNVKGEVVASTFDKEAHEHVRVANIVLEKAKRLVECGHDVVILLDSITRLARAYNTVQPASGKILSGGVDANALHKPKRFFGAARNIENGGSLTIIATALTETGSKMDEVIFEEFKGTGNMELQLDRKISNRRIYPAMDLTSSSTRRDDLLLSENVIQRMWVLRKYLADMNPVEAMEFINDRIKQTKSNEEFLVSMNG, encoded by the coding sequence ATGTTTGATATTTCAGAACTTAAAGCTAAAAAGCTTCCTGAACTTCAGGAAATAGCTAAAGGTCTTAGCATCCCTAAATTCAAGACCATAAAAAAATTAGATCTCGTATACAAAATACTTGATGAACAAGCTGCAGATCCCAAAGCGGTCGCAATTGCTGCTCAGGACAATCAATCTTCTTCAAAGACTGACAGCAAACCAGCCCCTAAAAAAAGAGGGCCTAAAAAAGGAAGTACGCGCAAAACCTCTTCTGACAAAGCTGAAAATAAAAGCGCCGAAACCAAAGATCCTGAAAGCAAAACAGAGAAAAAGGCCAGTGCCCCTGATGCAAATGACAATAGCAACAAGCCTGCTAATACCAATAAAGGCCAAAGTCAGAACGATAAGCAGGACAATAAACCTAAGAATAACCGCCCACGTAAGGACAGCAAGGATACTTCTACGAACAATAATAAGAACACAAATAGAAATCCTAAAAAATCCAACACGAACAAAAACAACAACAATAACAGCGGTAATTCCAACAGCAACAACAGCGGTAATTCAAATAACAACAACAACAATAACAACCGCAACAATGGCAATAAAGATAGCCGCAACCGCTATCGTGAGCCTGATTATGAATTTGACGGGATTATTGAAAGTGAGGGCGTTCTTGACATCATGCAGGACGGTTATGGTTTTCTAAGATCTTCAGATTACAATTACCTTTCCTCACCTGATGATATTTACGTATCACAGTCACAAATACGTCTGTTTGGACTAAAAACCGGAGACACTGTACTTGGCGTTATTCGACCACCTAAAGAGGGAGAGAAGTATTTTCCGCTTATAAAGGTTTCAAAAATAAATGGACTGGATCCCAATGTGGTTCGTGATCGCGTATCGTTTGAACACCTGACACCTCTTTTCCCCAAGGAAAAATTTAATTTGGCTGACCGCCAAAGCACGATTTCCACCCGGGTAATGGATATGTTTACCCCTATAGGCAAAGGACAACGGGGTATGATCGTTTCCCAGCCAAAAACGGGTAAGACGATGCTTCTTAAAGATGTAGCAAACGCAATTGCCGCAAACCATCCTGAAGTTTATCAAATGATCTTACTTATTGATGAGCGCCCGGAAGAGGTTACAGATATGCAGCGCAATGTTAAGGGAGAGGTTGTAGCTTCTACTTTTGACAAAGAGGCACATGAGCATGTACGTGTGGCGAATATTGTACTTGAAAAGGCAAAACGCCTTGTAGAGTGTGGTCATGATGTAGTGATCCTGTTGGATTCTATTACCCGCCTTGCACGTGCGTATAATACGGTACAGCCTGCTTCTGGTAAAATATTGAGTGGTGGTGTTGATGCCAATGCATTGCACAAACCCAAGCGCTTCTTTGGAGCTGCCCGAAATATTGAAAATGGAGGTTCGCTTACCATAATTGCCACAGCTCTTACGGAAACCGGCTCTAAAATGGATGAAGTAATCTTTGAGGAATTTAAAGGTACCGGTAATATGGAACTTCAACTGGATCGAAAAATTTCCAACAGAAGAATTTACCCAGCAATGGACCTTACTTCTTCAAGTACGCGTCGTGATGATTTACTGCTCAGCGAAAATGTAATCCAACGTATGTGGGTATTGCGTAAATACCTTGCTGACATGAATCCTGTAGAAGCTATGGAGTTTATAAACGATCGTATCAAGCAAACTAAAAGTAACGAAGAGTTTTTAGTTTCTATGAACGGATAA
- the rpsT gene encoding 30S ribosomal protein S20 encodes MANHKSSLKRIRSSEKNRLRNRYQSRTTRNAIKKLKESDKKEAETLLPSVISMIDRLAKKNVIHDNKAGHLKSQVARHVAAL; translated from the coding sequence ATGGCAAACCATAAGTCATCTTTAAAAAGAATACGTAGCAGCGAGAAAAACAGGCTAAGAAACAGATACCAGAGCCGTACCACCCGTAACGCTATAAAGAAATTGAAAGAATCAGATAAGAAAGAAGCTGAAACTTTATTACCTTCAGTTATATCTATGATTGATCGTCTCGCTAAGAAAAACGTGATTCATGATAATAAAGCAGGTCACTTAAAGTCTCAAGTAGCCAGACACGTTGCTGCACTTTAA